The proteins below are encoded in one region of Megasphaera vaginalis (ex Bordigoni et al. 2020):
- a CDS encoding DUF2157 domain-containing protein: MTNKQKARSERRIEEWASRGWLTSEGEKQLRHQMMEEIQPMVGMALSLHVIIGIISILLAGVIGAWAIAEFWAHFTPGIRLVLAAVLLALSQVGAAVLLLQGQQGALRGEIGSVVHYLFLFVAFAIVKQTFYVGWDAPSYIALCAVLGLPAVYLLRAAAGVLVYCLSVLAWVSLSGFVDAPGGVGFMWFLLLLPLPLYGVFMKQGDELRLSVFSWLMTITLYTSFGIAMITEEYIPFLLLASLAVTMMLIGYSIDIHKAYGVPFRWFGRFAAAGSLLLSCLPPVWNGIAAIEGFHWTMTAMVLALFAVMIGLLAKEVKKVLWSPLLYVVIPLLLGGETLLVRSGIYSSLPLLLSAVYAIFIGGYELLQGLKPGHLGHLRFGIIVLVLLVCAISAGGVFSPAVLVVTAAVLFLLFIQGRRLMRKKGKSGRSLNVTKTVTSVRKEKKRAAVHERDGETGVSATQEEAPSWMQLDDGASVNMTAVDTVIPRKTESSLFVEPVFHSPEDIPAGGSGVFSQSSSRDERKKAEPSPWSASSAATPAGGATSPWTNSGVAPKREKVFSHSPWSQEGERR; this comes from the coding sequence ATGACGAATAAACAGAAAGCACGATCGGAACGTCGCATTGAGGAATGGGCTTCCCGTGGCTGGCTTACATCTGAAGGAGAAAAGCAGCTTCGCCATCAAATGATGGAAGAGATTCAACCGATGGTTGGCATGGCTCTTTCTTTACATGTTATCATCGGGATCATCAGCATTCTTTTGGCCGGCGTGATCGGGGCATGGGCCATTGCCGAGTTTTGGGCTCATTTCACACCGGGCATCCGCTTGGTACTGGCGGCCGTTCTTTTGGCGTTATCGCAGGTCGGAGCGGCGGTTCTGCTGCTGCAGGGACAACAGGGGGCTCTGCGGGGAGAAATCGGTTCCGTCGTCCATTACCTGTTTCTTTTTGTAGCCTTTGCAATCGTTAAGCAAACGTTTTATGTGGGTTGGGATGCACCGTCATACATAGCCCTTTGCGCTGTTTTGGGACTGCCTGCCGTGTATTTGCTTCGCGCGGCGGCAGGGGTATTGGTGTATTGTCTGTCCGTATTGGCGTGGGTTTCTCTAAGTGGCTTTGTCGATGCACCTGGCGGCGTCGGGTTTATGTGGTTTCTGTTGCTTTTGCCGCTGCCGCTTTATGGCGTTTTTATGAAGCAAGGGGATGAACTGCGTCTTTCCGTTTTCTCTTGGCTCATGACTATTACACTGTATACGTCATTCGGCATAGCGATGATAACGGAAGAATATATTCCCTTTTTGCTGTTAGCGTCGCTGGCTGTGACTATGATGCTTATTGGATATTCTATCGATATTCACAAAGCGTACGGGGTGCCGTTTCGTTGGTTCGGGCGTTTTGCCGCCGCCGGATCGTTGCTGCTTTCTTGTTTGCCCCCTGTTTGGAACGGCATTGCCGCCATTGAAGGGTTTCATTGGACAATGACGGCAATGGTGTTGGCTCTTTTTGCCGTAATGATCGGGTTGTTGGCCAAAGAGGTGAAAAAGGTTCTTTGGAGCCCGCTGTTATATGTCGTGATTCCGCTGCTTTTAGGCGGCGAGACACTATTGGTGCGCAGCGGCATTTATTCGTCGCTGCCGTTGTTGCTGTCCGCGGTATATGCGATTTTTATCGGAGGATATGAGCTTCTTCAAGGCTTGAAACCGGGCCATCTGGGGCATCTTCGCTTCGGCATCATCGTATTGGTCCTTTTAGTCTGCGCAATTTCGGCAGGCGGTGTATTTTCACCGGCCGTACTTGTTGTAACTGCGGCCGTATTATTTCTTTTGTTTATTCAAGGAAGACGGCTGATGCGGAAAAAAGGAAAGAGCGGGCGTTCGTTGAATGTGACGAAAACGGTTACGTCTGTGCGAAAAGAAAAGAAACGGGCTGCCGTACATGAGCGGGATGGAGAAACGGGCGTGTCAGCGACGCAAGAGGAAGCGCCGTCTTGGATGCAATTGGATGATGGGGCTTCGGTAAACATGACGGCTGTCGACACGGTAATACCGAGAAAAACAGAAAGTTCTCTTTTTGTAGAACCCGTATTTCATTCTCCCGAAGATATTCCCGCAGGCGGTTCAGGTGTTTTTTCGCAAAGCAGCTCACGGGATGAACGGAAAAAGGCCGAACCATCGCCGTGGAGCGCATCTTCCGCGGCAACACCGGCTGGCGGTGCAACGTCGCCTTGGACGAATAGCGGCGTTGCGCCGAAGCGGGAAAAGGTGTTCAGTCATTCACCGTGGTCGCAGGAAGGAGAGCGACGATAA
- a CDS encoding FprA family A-type flavoprotein: MHCVQEIKNGIYWVGCNDFGTQMFERVLPIPEGVSYITYFIDDEKTCLLDSMDKSCRDEFLENVEYLLHGRKLDYFVIQHMEPDHASSALALIEKYPDVKIIGQAQTFQLFEQFYRHPMPDNYIPIKDGDQLKLGKHVLQFIKAPMVHWPEVFMSYDLTDKFLFTADAFGMFGTVGNIFADQVDFDEYYLDPARRYYVNIVGKYGVQVMNVLKKAAALQIDCLCPIHGLVFRTPETIKYIIDKYLHWAQYQPEKKGVLIAFASIYGNTARAVNVLAQKLSERGVRNIHLYDVSKTHPSFISAKAWEYSHLVLAAPTYNLNLYLPMENLLHDMSTLLFQNRKIAVLGCHSWRSVAHKEMMNYVENVFKNCELFPTTIDMRSSLQDNEECVIESMADEISEDYKAYPDPDTLV, encoded by the coding sequence ATGCATTGTGTACAAGAAATTAAAAACGGTATTTATTGGGTAGGCTGCAACGATTTCGGCACCCAAATGTTTGAACGGGTTCTGCCGATTCCGGAAGGTGTTTCCTATATTACGTATTTTATCGACGATGAGAAGACTTGTCTTCTCGATTCAATGGATAAAAGCTGCCGCGACGAGTTTTTGGAAAATGTGGAATACTTGCTGCACGGGAGAAAGTTGGACTATTTTGTCATTCAACACATGGAGCCGGATCATGCGAGTTCTGCGCTGGCGTTGATTGAAAAATATCCCGATGTCAAGATCATCGGTCAAGCCCAGACTTTTCAACTCTTTGAACAGTTCTATCGTCATCCTATGCCGGATAACTACATACCGATCAAAGACGGCGACCAATTAAAGCTGGGTAAGCATGTTCTTCAATTTATCAAGGCGCCGATGGTTCATTGGCCTGAAGTGTTCATGTCCTACGATCTGACAGATAAATTTTTGTTTACGGCCGATGCTTTCGGTATGTTCGGTACTGTCGGCAACATCTTTGCCGATCAAGTCGATTTTGATGAATATTACCTTGATCCGGCCCGCCGTTACTATGTAAATATTGTCGGAAAATATGGCGTTCAGGTCATGAATGTGCTGAAAAAAGCTGCGGCTTTGCAAATTGATTGCCTTTGCCCTATTCACGGACTCGTTTTCCGCACTCCTGAAACGATTAAGTATATTATTGATAAATACCTTCATTGGGCTCAGTATCAGCCGGAGAAAAAAGGCGTTCTCATTGCTTTTGCGTCAATTTACGGAAATACGGCCCGTGCCGTGAATGTCTTGGCGCAGAAATTGAGCGAACGGGGCGTGCGGAACATTCATCTCTATGACGTATCCAAAACCCATCCGTCTTTTATTTCGGCCAAGGCGTGGGAATACAGTCATCTGGTGCTGGCTGCGCCGACATATAATTTGAACCTGTACCTGCCTATGGAAAATTTGCTGCATGATATGAGCACGCTTCTCTTCCAGAATCGAAAAATCGCAGTATTGGGTTGTCATAGCTGGCGTTCTGTGGCGCATAAGGAAATGATGAACTATGTCGAAAACGTTTTCAAGAATTGTGAACTTTTCCCGACAACGATTGATATGAGGTCGTCGCTCCAGGACAATGAAGAATGTGTTATTGAGTCTATGGCTGATGAAATTTCCGAAGATTACAAAGCATATCCCGACCCGGATACCTTGGTATAA